The proteins below come from a single Plantactinospora sp. KBS50 genomic window:
- a CDS encoding type I polyketide synthase, whose protein sequence is MVVNPAGALEPSPRITAAACAGGGLGILDLAGGDDWALRALRQATSWAPDPVGVRIPAGCQATPDEVEHAARGRVDLVVTTPDGPWPLPQIAAKYRVIVEVTSLAEARAAAAAGAHGLIARGMESGGRVSDLSSFVLLQRLVADETVQLPVWVAGGIGPRTAGACLVGGAAGIVLDTQLALMPESELPADVRATIRRMDGSETVLVDGFRGIRRGGRSEGATELLPVGQDGWLAAAFADRWSDTASAVRAMRATMLDAADDHEAAALLLPGGPLAADLGVRVPVAQGPMTRVSDEPGFAAAVADGGGLPFIALALNSADQCRRMLTETARRLGDRPWGVGVLGFAPEELRVAQLEVIQEIRPAFAIIAGGRPPQARALDERGITTFLHVPSPGLLRQFLRSGARRFVFEGAECGGHIGPRFSFPLWEAQLMVLEEYLDTEPVAAGQVQVFFAGGIHDARSAAMVTAMAAPLARRGARIGVLMGTAYLFTAEAVEHGAVQPLFQREALAAERTAVLETAPGHVTRCLHTPFAEDFQRMRTELEEAGAENRQVWEHLELLNIGRLRIASKGLRRNGEVIESVDESVQAAEGLFMAGQVAVLRNTVTTVADLHDEVTTAARDFHTARLDTLHERLAEPADQIDEPVAPLDIAIVGMACMLPGSPDLASFWRTVLSGADAVTEVPAERWDTDIYYAPEVGPGQSGRISVSKWGGFIDPVPFDAIGYGIPPTALGSIDPTQLLALEVSHRALIDAGYPHDAAGADHARTGVIFGAEAGSDMGHAQTLRTMLPAYLGDVPEQMQDMLPTVTEDSFPGVLANVIAGRVANRLDLGGPNFTVDAACASSLAALDAACKELTGGDSDLMICGGIDLHNGINDYLMFTSAHALSPTGRSRPFDSTGDGIALGEGVACVVLKRLADAERDGDRIYAVVKGVGSASDGRALGLTAPRPDGQRRALDRAYRRAGVSPREVGLVEAHGTGTVVGDRTELETLTRMFVEAGAEPGGCALGSVKSQIGHTKCAAGLAGMIKTTLSLYHGVRPPTIHLSRPNPAWHPQRSPFSFFTEARPWPAPASERIAGVSAFGFGGTNFHVVLGAYAGAPEPRHSRRSWPAELFCFSGPDRAAAHRSIQQLLTGLADGDPGRQGRLAELAAENAGRATGRPGPVRVAVVARDLTELATLLHRALAGEHDPARGLVQPAEVEPVEAGQVAFLFPGQGSQRPGALAELFVAFPELRHYLELDQPAAELLFPPAAFDQATRREQEERVRDTRIAQPVLGIGGLAVDHLLRRLGVRPDMTAGHSYGELVGLCVAGAFDATTLLELSRERAAAILGACGSDPGTMAAVKGTVDEVARALANAGLTSEVVLANRNAPDQVVVSGPTPKVQAAVVALKEAGLAAKSIPVACAFHSPVVAGAVERFAEVLATRRIAEPRIPVWSNLTAAPYAGDADGVRHHLAEQIGEPVRFVEQIEAMHAAGARVFVEVGPGQVLTRLVRAVLGDRPHRAIACERDSREGLRGFLISIAELACAGLPVRPHWLFDGRVVADPPSTATSRRPTWTVDGLLVRDQHGNSLPGGMTPPRRIKELSMTPANGAATGTAPGPGPAADPGMTTSTGMLPAGPAANNGPASGPGPNSAPGPNSGGGVAARPRDVRSELLAEYLRTTRDMIASQREVMLAFLADGGRPVWAPPAAYQADAYQADAYQADTYQADTYQGPAVPYTATPPAALAPSPAAAPPAPVQPTPAPLPAAAPAPNPPAAPPTPGPAAAPPAPISPAALTAGPAAAPPVPAPAVPTSSNGGSAVATAIAPAAPAPVAPVAPAPAVAAPVAPAPVVAAPVAAGPSIADFQNAILNVLSERTGYPVDLIELDLDLEADLSIDSIKRAEVAGEVAQHLQLDVEGDESELEDLVKARTVRAMVTWLDEKIAGSAPAAAAPAALTAAPAAGAALAVPAPTAPAVSAPAAPAAAPAAAPAAAGPSIADFQNAILNVLSERTGYPVDLIELDLDLEADLSIDSIKRAEVAGEVAQHLQLDVEGDESELEDLVKARTVRAMVTWLDVKLNTAAPAAVEPPAAPAALAATAAPVQPAPAAAQPAVAQPVAGVGVAPKRLVAQEQVRTEPTADPATALAGRRFLITGGGHVGAYLAGLLGEYGASGQLGVRDSEQASAGFDGVLVLDGITNLDEPLLPDVFPLLRQALAAGPRWLLAAGALHGTGAADGMPGLFRTVAREYPSVTARFVALDVSAPPEALARHLLDELLTTSDAPVVARRGPDRYVADLVPQELGALAAGGAGPAGDGVAEAAAIGLEPDSVVVLIGGARGITPWFARALAGASRCRVELVGRTPLPAGPEDPALAAAPDKAALVAALARQGLRSPAEIDRAAQRILAAREVAATLTELAELGAEVRYHTLDVRDTAATRELLGRIHAEYGRIDGLVYAAGIIEDKLIAEKDPASFTRVFDTKVDGARAVVAALDELSGKPRFVVFFGSIAAAYGNRGQADYAAANDALDAIGTRYAARTGVRCVTVHWGPWAPGAGHGGMVTAELSREYARRGIGLIDPEEGALALLRELAWADAKVTSVVYTASGW, encoded by the coding sequence ATGGTCGTCAATCCCGCTGGCGCACTGGAGCCCAGCCCACGGATAACGGCCGCCGCCTGCGCCGGCGGCGGCCTGGGCATCCTCGACCTCGCCGGCGGGGACGACTGGGCGCTCCGCGCGCTCCGCCAGGCGACGTCCTGGGCGCCCGACCCGGTCGGCGTCCGCATCCCGGCCGGCTGCCAGGCCACACCCGACGAGGTGGAGCACGCCGCACGCGGCCGGGTGGACCTCGTGGTGACCACCCCCGACGGCCCCTGGCCGCTGCCGCAGATCGCCGCGAAGTACCGGGTCATCGTGGAGGTGACCAGCCTGGCCGAGGCCCGCGCCGCCGCGGCGGCCGGCGCGCACGGCCTGATCGCCCGGGGCATGGAGTCCGGCGGCCGGGTCAGTGACCTCAGCTCCTTCGTCCTGCTCCAGCGGCTCGTCGCCGACGAGACCGTCCAGTTGCCCGTCTGGGTGGCCGGCGGGATCGGCCCGCGCACCGCCGGCGCCTGCCTGGTCGGCGGCGCCGCCGGGATCGTGCTGGACACCCAGCTGGCCCTGATGCCCGAGTCCGAGCTGCCGGCCGACGTCCGGGCGACCATCCGGCGGATGGACGGCTCGGAGACGGTGCTGGTCGACGGGTTCCGCGGGATACGCCGGGGCGGCCGCTCCGAGGGCGCCACGGAGCTGCTGCCGGTCGGCCAGGACGGCTGGCTCGCCGCCGCCTTCGCCGACCGCTGGTCCGACACCGCCAGCGCCGTGCGGGCGATGCGCGCCACCATGCTGGACGCCGCGGACGACCACGAGGCCGCCGCGCTGCTGCTGCCCGGCGGCCCGCTCGCCGCCGACCTCGGCGTCCGGGTGCCGGTCGCGCAGGGACCGATGACCCGGGTCAGCGACGAGCCCGGCTTCGCCGCCGCCGTCGCCGACGGCGGCGGGCTGCCGTTCATCGCGCTCGCCCTCAACTCGGCCGACCAGTGCCGCCGGATGCTCACCGAGACCGCGCGCCGGCTCGGCGACCGCCCCTGGGGGGTGGGCGTGCTGGGCTTCGCCCCCGAGGAGTTGCGGGTCGCCCAGCTGGAGGTCATCCAGGAGATCCGCCCGGCCTTCGCGATCATCGCCGGTGGCCGGCCGCCGCAGGCACGCGCCCTGGACGAACGCGGGATCACCACCTTCCTGCACGTGCCCTCCCCCGGGCTGCTGCGGCAGTTCCTGCGCTCGGGCGCCCGCCGGTTCGTCTTCGAGGGCGCCGAGTGCGGCGGGCACATCGGACCCCGGTTCAGCTTCCCACTCTGGGAGGCACAGCTGATGGTGCTGGAGGAGTACCTCGACACCGAACCGGTCGCGGCCGGGCAGGTGCAGGTCTTCTTCGCCGGCGGCATCCACGACGCCCGCTCGGCCGCCATGGTCACCGCGATGGCCGCACCGCTGGCCCGCCGCGGCGCCCGGATCGGCGTGCTGATGGGCACCGCGTACCTGTTCACCGCCGAGGCCGTGGAGCACGGCGCGGTGCAGCCGCTGTTCCAGCGCGAGGCGCTCGCCGCCGAGCGCACCGCCGTGCTGGAGACCGCACCCGGGCACGTCACCCGGTGTCTGCACACCCCGTTCGCCGAGGACTTCCAGCGGATGCGCACCGAGTTGGAGGAGGCCGGCGCGGAGAACCGCCAGGTGTGGGAACACCTGGAGCTGCTCAACATCGGCCGGCTGCGGATCGCCAGCAAGGGCCTGCGCCGCAACGGCGAGGTCATCGAGTCGGTGGACGAGTCCGTGCAGGCGGCCGAGGGGCTGTTCATGGCCGGCCAGGTCGCCGTGCTGCGCAACACCGTCACCACCGTGGCGGACCTGCACGACGAGGTCACCACCGCTGCCCGCGACTTCCACACCGCCCGCCTCGACACGCTGCACGAGCGGCTGGCGGAGCCCGCCGACCAGATCGACGAGCCGGTCGCGCCGCTGGACATCGCGATCGTCGGGATGGCCTGCATGCTGCCGGGCTCCCCCGACCTGGCGAGCTTCTGGCGCACCGTGCTCAGCGGCGCCGACGCCGTCACCGAGGTGCCGGCCGAACGGTGGGACACCGACATCTACTACGCCCCGGAGGTCGGTCCGGGACAGAGCGGCCGGATCAGCGTCTCGAAGTGGGGCGGCTTCATCGACCCGGTGCCCTTCGACGCGATCGGCTACGGCATCCCGCCGACCGCGCTGGGCAGCATCGACCCGACCCAGCTGCTCGCCCTGGAGGTCTCGCACCGGGCGCTGATCGACGCCGGCTACCCGCACGACGCCGCGGGCGCAGACCACGCCCGCACCGGCGTGATCTTCGGCGCCGAGGCCGGCAGCGACATGGGCCACGCGCAGACGCTGCGCACCATGCTGCCGGCGTACCTGGGCGACGTGCCCGAGCAGATGCAGGACATGCTGCCCACCGTCACCGAGGACAGCTTCCCCGGGGTGCTGGCCAACGTGATCGCCGGCCGGGTCGCCAACCGCCTCGACCTGGGCGGACCCAACTTCACCGTCGACGCCGCCTGCGCCTCCTCCCTGGCCGCCCTGGACGCCGCCTGCAAGGAACTGACCGGCGGCGACAGCGACCTGATGATCTGCGGCGGCATCGACCTGCACAACGGCATCAACGACTACCTCATGTTCACCTCGGCACACGCGCTCTCCCCCACCGGCCGGTCCCGGCCGTTCGACAGCACCGGCGACGGCATCGCCCTCGGCGAGGGGGTGGCCTGCGTCGTCCTCAAGCGGCTGGCCGACGCCGAACGCGACGGCGACCGGATCTACGCGGTGGTCAAGGGCGTCGGCAGCGCCAGCGACGGCCGGGCGCTCGGGCTGACCGCCCCGCGTCCCGACGGTCAGCGCCGGGCGCTGGACCGGGCCTACCGGCGGGCCGGCGTCTCGCCCCGCGAGGTCGGCCTGGTGGAGGCGCACGGCACCGGCACCGTGGTCGGCGACCGCACCGAGCTGGAGACGCTCACCCGGATGTTCGTCGAGGCCGGGGCGGAGCCCGGCGGATGCGCGCTGGGTTCGGTGAAGTCGCAGATCGGGCACACCAAGTGCGCCGCCGGGCTGGCCGGAATGATCAAGACGACGCTGTCGCTGTACCACGGCGTCCGGCCACCCACCATCCACCTGAGCCGGCCCAACCCGGCCTGGCATCCGCAGCGCAGCCCGTTCTCCTTCTTCACCGAGGCCCGCCCCTGGCCGGCCCCGGCCAGCGAACGGATCGCCGGGGTGAGCGCGTTCGGCTTCGGCGGCACCAACTTCCACGTGGTGCTCGGCGCGTACGCGGGCGCCCCCGAACCCCGGCACAGCCGGCGGAGCTGGCCGGCCGAGCTGTTCTGCTTCTCCGGCCCGGACCGGGCCGCCGCGCACCGGTCCATTCAGCAGTTGCTGACCGGCCTGGCCGACGGCGACCCGGGACGGCAGGGACGGCTGGCCGAGCTGGCCGCCGAGAACGCCGGGCGGGCCACCGGCCGGCCCGGCCCGGTCCGGGTCGCGGTCGTCGCCCGGGACCTGACCGAGCTGGCGACGCTGCTGCACCGCGCCCTGGCGGGCGAGCACGACCCGGCCCGCGGCCTCGTCCAGCCGGCGGAGGTCGAGCCCGTCGAGGCCGGCCAGGTGGCCTTCCTCTTCCCCGGCCAGGGCAGCCAGCGTCCCGGCGCGCTGGCCGAACTCTTCGTCGCCTTCCCCGAGCTGCGGCACTACCTCGAACTCGACCAGCCCGCGGCGGAGCTGCTGTTCCCGCCCGCCGCGTTCGACCAGGCCACCCGGCGGGAGCAGGAGGAGCGGGTACGCGACACCCGGATCGCCCAGCCGGTGCTGGGCATCGGCGGGCTCGCCGTGGACCACCTGCTGCGCCGCCTCGGCGTACGGCCGGACATGACCGCGGGGCACAGCTACGGCGAGTTGGTCGGGCTCTGCGTCGCCGGCGCGTTCGACGCGACCACCCTGCTGGAGCTGAGCCGGGAACGCGCCGCCGCCATCCTCGGCGCCTGCGGCTCGGACCCCGGCACCATGGCCGCGGTCAAGGGCACCGTCGACGAGGTGGCCCGGGCACTGGCCAACGCCGGCCTGACCAGCGAGGTGGTGCTGGCCAACCGGAACGCCCCGGATCAGGTGGTGGTCTCCGGCCCGACGCCCAAGGTGCAGGCCGCGGTGGTCGCGCTCAAGGAGGCCGGGCTGGCCGCGAAGTCGATCCCGGTGGCCTGCGCGTTCCACAGCCCGGTGGTCGCGGGCGCGGTCGAACGGTTCGCCGAGGTGCTCGCCACCCGGCGGATAGCGGAACCCCGCATCCCGGTCTGGTCGAACCTGACGGCCGCGCCGTACGCCGGCGACGCCGACGGGGTCCGGCACCACCTCGCCGAGCAGATCGGCGAACCGGTCCGGTTCGTCGAGCAGATCGAGGCCATGCACGCCGCCGGAGCCCGCGTCTTCGTCGAGGTCGGTCCCGGCCAGGTGCTCACCCGGCTGGTAAGGGCGGTGCTCGGCGACCGGCCGCACCGGGCGATCGCCTGCGAGCGCGACTCGCGCGAGGGCCTGCGCGGCTTCCTGATCTCGATCGCCGAACTCGCCTGCGCCGGCCTGCCGGTGCGTCCGCACTGGCTCTTCGACGGGCGGGTCGTCGCCGACCCGCCCAGCACCGCAACGTCCCGTCGTCCGACCTGGACGGTCGACGGGCTGCTCGTCCGGGATCAGCACGGCAACAGCCTTCCCGGTGGCATGACCCCTCCCCGACGGATCAAGGAGCTGTCGATGACCCCTGCGAACGGCGCCGCCACCGGTACGGCCCCCGGCCCCGGCCCGGCCGCCGATCCCGGCATGACGACCAGCACCGGCATGCTCCCCGCCGGCCCGGCCGCCAACAACGGCCCGGCCTCCGGCCCCGGCCCGAACTCCGCCCCCGGCCCGAACTCCGGCGGCGGCGTGGCCGCCCGGCCGCGGGACGTCCGCAGCGAGCTCCTCGCCGAGTACCTGCGCACCACCCGCGACATGATCGCCTCGCAGCGCGAGGTGATGCTGGCGTTCCTCGCCGACGGCGGCCGGCCGGTCTGGGCGCCCCCCGCGGCGTACCAGGCCGACGCGTACCAGGCCGACGCGTACCAGGCCGACACGTACCAGGCCGACACGTACCAGGGACCGGCCGTGCCGTACACCGCGACGCCGCCGGCGGCGCTGGCGCCGAGCCCGGCCGCCGCACCACCGGCACCGGTCCAGCCCACGCCGGCTCCGCTGCCGGCCGCGGCACCGGCACCGAACCCGCCCGCCGCGCCACCGACCCCCGGTCCGGCCGCCGCGCCGCCGGCGCCGATCTCGCCCGCTGCGCTGACGGCGGGTCCCGCCGCCGCGCCGCCGGTCCCGGCGCCGGCCGTGCCGACGAGCAGCAACGGCGGGTCGGCCGTGGCCACGGCGATCGCGCCGGCGGCGCCGGCCCCGGTCGCACCGGTGGCCCCCGCGCCCGCGGTCGCCGCACCGGTGGCCCCCGCGCCCGTGGTCGCAGCACCCGTCGCGGCCGGGCCGAGCATCGCCGACTTCCAGAACGCCATCCTCAACGTCCTCAGCGAGCGCACCGGCTACCCCGTCGACCTCATCGAACTCGACCTCGACCTCGAAGCCGACCTGTCCATCGACTCCATCAAGCGCGCCGAAGTCGCCGGCGAGGTCGCCCAACACCTCCAACTCGACGTCGAAGGCGACGAAAGCGAACTCGAAGACCTCGTCAAGGCCCGCACCGTCCGCGCCATGGTCACCTGGCTGGACGAGAAGATCGCCGGCTCGGCACCGGCGGCCGCGGCACCGGCGGCGCTGACCGCGGCACCGGCGGCCGGCGCGGCGCTCGCCGTTCCGGCACCCACCGCGCCCGCGGTGAGCGCGCCGGCGGCACCGGCGGCGGCACCGGCGGCGGCGCCGGCGGCGGCCGGGCCGAGCATCGCCGACTTCCAGAACGCCATCCTCAACGTCCTCAGCGAGCGCACCGGCTACCCCGTCGACCTCATCGAACTCGACCTCGACCTCGAAGCCGACCTGTCCATCGACTCCATCAAGCGCGCCGAAGTCGCCGGCGAGGTCGCCCAACACCTCCAACTCGACGTCGAAGGCGACGAAAGCGAACTCGAAGACCTCGTCAAGGCCCGCACCGTCCGCGCCATGGTCACCTGGCTGGACGTCAAGCTGAACACCGCGGCCCCCGCCGCGGTGGAACCGCCGGCCGCCCCGGCGGCGCTGGCCGCGACCGCCGCCCCGGTGCAGCCGGCGCCGGCCGCGGCGCAGCCCGCGGTCGCGCAGCCGGTGGCCGGGGTGGGCGTCGCGCCGAAGCGCCTGGTGGCGCAGGAACAGGTGCGGACCGAGCCGACCGCCGACCCGGCCACCGCGCTGGCCGGCCGCCGGTTCCTGATCACCGGGGGCGGGCACGTCGGCGCGTACCTGGCCGGACTGCTCGGCGAGTACGGCGCGAGCGGGCAGCTCGGGGTGCGCGACAGCGAGCAGGCCAGTGCGGGCTTCGACGGCGTACTGGTGCTGGACGGGATCACCAACCTCGACGAGCCGTTGCTGCCGGACGTGTTCCCGCTGCTGCGCCAGGCGCTGGCCGCCGGCCCGCGCTGGCTGCTGGCCGCCGGAGCGCTGCACGGGACCGGTGCCGCCGACGGCATGCCCGGACTGTTCCGCACGGTCGCCCGCGAGTACCCGTCGGTGACCGCCCGGTTCGTGGCGCTGGACGTGTCGGCGCCGCCGGAGGCGCTCGCCCGGCACCTGCTCGACGAGCTGCTCACCACCTCCGACGCCCCGGTGGTCGCCCGCCGCGGCCCCGACCGGTACGTCGCCGACCTGGTGCCGCAGGAACTGGGCGCGCTGGCCGCCGGCGGGGCCGGGCCGGCCGGCGACGGGGTGGCGGAGGCCGCCGCGATCGGCCTGGAGCCGGACTCCGTGGTGGTGCTGATCGGCGGGGCGCGGGGCATCACCCCGTGGTTCGCCCGGGCGCTCGCCGGGGCCAGCCGCTGCCGCGTCGAGCTGGTCGGCCGTACCCCGTTGCCCGCGGGTCCCGAGGACCCGGCGCTGGCCGCGGCCCCGGACAAGGCGGCGCTGGTCGCCGCGCTGGCCCGGCAGGGCCTGCGCTCCCCGGCCGAGATCGACCGTGCCGCGCAGCGGATCCTCGCCGCCCGCGAGGTGGCCGCGACCCTCACCGAGCTGGCCGAGCTGGGCGCCGAGGTGCGCTACCACACCCTGGACGTCCGGGACACCGCGGCGACCCGGGAGCTGCTGGGTCGCATCCACGCCGAGTACGGCCGCATCGACGGCCTGGTGTACGCCGCCGGCATCATCGAGGACAAGCTGATCGCCGAGAAGGACCCGGCGTCGTTCACCCGGGTCTTCGACACCAAGGTCGACGGGGCGCGGGCGGTGGTGGCCGCGCTG
- a CDS encoding sulfite exporter TauE/SafE family protein: MRRLIFFALVGLGAQLVDGSLGMAYGVTSTTLLLAANTGAASASASVHLAEIGTTLVSGAAHWRFGNVDWAVVRRVGVPGAVGAFAGATFLSHLAAAAAAPIMSLILLALGLYVLVRFTFARLPRERVGLPLRKRFLAPLGLVAGFLDATGGGGWGPVGTPAILASGRLEPRRVIGSIDTSEFLVAIAASIGFLIGIGSERIRFTLVAGLLIGGMVAAPIAAWLVRLVPARVLGSAVGGVIVLTNIRTLLVSDWVSAPAAVQFVCYPAIALAWVAAVLWSLRQHLSDRQVAAVAAAEGGTGEPVTAPG, encoded by the coding sequence GTGCGTAGACTGATTTTTTTCGCCCTGGTGGGCCTCGGTGCGCAACTGGTTGACGGCAGTCTCGGAATGGCCTATGGAGTGACCTCCACGACGCTCCTGCTGGCGGCCAACACCGGTGCAGCGAGCGCGTCCGCGAGCGTGCACCTGGCCGAGATCGGCACCACCCTCGTCTCCGGGGCCGCACACTGGCGGTTCGGCAACGTCGACTGGGCGGTCGTGCGCCGGGTGGGCGTGCCGGGCGCCGTGGGGGCCTTCGCCGGCGCCACCTTCCTGTCCCACCTCGCCGCGGCGGCCGCGGCGCCGATCATGTCCTTGATCCTGCTCGCCCTCGGGCTGTACGTGCTGGTCCGGTTCACCTTCGCGCGGCTGCCGCGGGAGCGGGTCGGACTGCCGTTGCGCAAGCGGTTCCTCGCGCCGCTCGGCCTGGTCGCCGGCTTCCTCGACGCCACCGGCGGGGGCGGGTGGGGTCCGGTCGGCACCCCGGCCATCCTGGCCAGCGGCCGGTTGGAACCGCGTCGCGTCATCGGCTCGATCGACACCAGCGAGTTCCTGGTGGCGATCGCCGCGAGCATCGGCTTCCTGATCGGCATCGGGTCGGAGCGCATCAGGTTCACGCTGGTCGCCGGGCTGCTGATCGGCGGCATGGTCGCCGCGCCGATCGCCGCCTGGCTGGTGCGGCTGGTGCCGGCCAGGGTGCTCGGCTCCGCCGTCGGCGGCGTCATCGTGCTGACCAACATCCGGACGTTGCTGGTCAGCGACTGGGTCTCCGCGCCGGCCGCCGTGCAGTTCGTCTGCTACCCGGCCATCGCGCTGGCCTGGGTCGCCGCGGTGCTCTGGTCGCTGCGCCAGCACCTGTCCGACCGGCAGGTCGCGGCGGTGGCCGCCGCCGAGGGCGGCACCGGGGAGCCCGTGACCGCGCCGGGCTGA
- a CDS encoding cell wall protein yields the protein MDKTLDRRRLLSAAVLGGAGLVGATALGSLAPEAAFAADAVTVEPGAPDPNFAEGRISKISGGMLLVTGSDAVLHSIRVTDGTSIWKLQPTTFDRVAVGDGLYARGVRLPDGTLAADSLWVNIVNVHAHISSVARNVLHLDHKGQRIVAHVVPGQSAAVYNGTPAISDLSMLRVGRHVQVLGAWHPDTNEIDIATVYSAA from the coding sequence ATGGACAAGACTCTGGACCGGCGCCGGTTGCTCAGCGCCGCCGTACTCGGTGGCGCCGGCCTGGTCGGCGCCACGGCCCTCGGCTCGCTGGCCCCGGAGGCCGCCTTCGCCGCCGACGCGGTGACCGTCGAGCCCGGTGCGCCGGACCCGAACTTCGCCGAGGGCCGGATCAGCAAGATCTCCGGCGGCATGCTGCTGGTCACCGGTTCGGACGCGGTGCTGCACTCGATCCGGGTCACCGACGGCACGAGCATCTGGAAGCTCCAACCGACCACCTTCGACCGGGTCGCGGTCGGGGACGGGCTGTACGCCCGCGGGGTGCGGCTGCCCGACGGCACCCTCGCCGCCGACTCGCTCTGGGTGAACATCGTGAACGTGCACGCCCACATCTCCTCGGTCGCGCGCAACGTGCTGCACCTGGACCACAAGGGCCAACGGATCGTCGCGCACGTCGTGCCCGGCCAGTCGGCGGCGGTCTACAACGGCACCCCGGCCATCTCCGACCTGTCGATGCTGCGGGTCGGCCGGCACGTCCAGGTGCTCGGCGCCTGGCACCCGGACACCAACGAGATCGACATCGCGACGGTCTACTCGGCCGCGTAG
- a CDS encoding MauE/DoxX family redox-associated membrane protein → MLELIAAVQPLLVGAVLIWSGYVKLFSRRAAAAAGRTALAPLLGQGRAVPAYRLLGGVELALGAVLVLPPAPRVEALAATALAAGFLGYLGYARRAAPTSSCGCLSTRRTPITWRGFARAGLLLVAGLLATVAAPATWSASAAAHPLASVAVLVVEAAAVLGLSAELDRAWLLPLRRLRARLTDPLRGGSGVPLLASVQQLQLSQAYRQVAALLTSDVRDHWADGQWRIVCYAARYQSRPATAVFAVPQARFEPETVRVALVDEATGVNLLAV, encoded by the coding sequence ATGCTGGAGCTGATCGCGGCCGTGCAGCCGCTGCTCGTCGGTGCGGTGCTGATCTGGTCGGGGTACGTGAAGCTGTTCAGCCGGCGCGCCGCCGCGGCCGCCGGCCGTACGGCACTCGCGCCGCTGCTGGGGCAGGGGCGGGCGGTGCCCGCGTACCGTCTGCTCGGCGGCGTCGAACTCGCCCTGGGCGCGGTGCTGGTGCTGCCGCCCGCGCCGCGCGTCGAGGCGCTGGCCGCCACCGCGCTCGCCGCCGGCTTCCTCGGCTACCTGGGGTACGCCCGCCGCGCCGCACCGACCTCCTCGTGCGGCTGCCTGAGCACCCGGCGTACGCCGATCACCTGGCGCGGCTTCGCGCGGGCCGGCCTGCTGCTGGTCGCCGGCCTGCTGGCCACCGTCGCCGCCCCGGCCACCTGGTCCGCGAGCGCCGCCGCGCACCCGCTGGCGAGCGTCGCCGTGCTGGTGGTCGAGGCCGCGGCGGTGCTCGGGCTGTCCGCGGAACTCGACCGCGCCTGGCTGCTGCCGCTGCGCCGGCTGCGCGCCCGGCTGACCGATCCGCTGCGCGGCGGTTCGGGCGTACCGTTGCTGGCCAGCGTCCAGCAACTGCAACTGAGCCAGGCGTACCGGCAGGTCGCGGCGCTGCTCACCTCGGACGTACGGGATCACTGGGCGGACGGGCAGTGGCGGATCGTCTGCTACGCCGCCCGGTACCAGAGCCGGCCGGCCACCGCGGTCTTCGCCGTCCCGCAGGCGCGGTTCGAGCCGGAGACGGTACGGGTCGCGCTTGTCGACGAGGCGACCGGGGTGAACCTGCTGGCTGTCTAG
- a CDS encoding zinc-binding alcohol dehydrogenase family protein, with the protein MTTMTAWQVSEPGPLSGHPLRRVRRPVPEPGTGELLVEVDACAVCRTDLHVVAGDLPAHRSPVVPGHEVVGRVVALGPGATGFAPGDRVGVAWLRWTCGVCRYCRRGAENLCPRSRYTGWDADGGYAGYTTAPAQYVHRLPDGYSDVEVAPLLCAGIIGYRALRRADLPAGGRLGIYGFGASAHLTAQVAVAEGARVHVLTRSAPARELALALGAASAAGAYDTPPEPLDAAVLFAPVGDLVPVALAALDRGGTLAVAGIHLSDVPVLNYQRHLFQERTLRSVTANTRADARELLALAGRHRLRVSTTPYPLDAAADALADLAADRVNGAAVLVR; encoded by the coding sequence ATGACGACGATGACGGCGTGGCAGGTGTCCGAGCCCGGGCCGCTGTCCGGACACCCGCTGCGCCGCGTCCGGCGGCCGGTGCCCGAGCCGGGCACCGGCGAGCTGCTGGTCGAGGTGGACGCCTGCGCGGTGTGCCGGACCGATCTGCACGTGGTCGCCGGCGACCTGCCGGCGCACCGTTCGCCCGTGGTACCCGGGCACGAGGTGGTCGGTCGGGTGGTCGCCCTCGGCCCCGGGGCCACCGGCTTCGCCCCCGGCGACCGGGTGGGCGTGGCCTGGCTCCGCTGGACCTGCGGGGTGTGCCGGTACTGCCGGCGCGGCGCCGAGAACCTGTGCCCGCGGTCGCGGTACACCGGCTGGGACGCCGACGGCGGGTACGCCGGCTACACCACGGCCCCGGCGCAGTACGTCCACCGGCTGCCGGACGGGTACTCCGACGTGGAGGTCGCCCCGCTGCTGTGCGCGGGCATCATCGGCTACCGCGCGCTGCGCCGGGCGGACCTGCCCGCGGGCGGCCGGCTCGGCATCTACGGCTTCGGCGCCTCGGCGCACCTGACCGCTCAGGTGGCGGTGGCCGAGGGCGCCCGGGTGCACGTGCTGACCCGCTCGGCGCCGGCCCGGGAACTCGCCCTGGCCCTCGGCGCCGCCTCGGCGGCCGGCGCGTACGACACCCCGCCGGAACCGCTGGACGCGGCCGTGCTGTTCGCGCCGGTCGGCGATCTGGTGCCGGTGGCCCTCGCGGCGCTGGACCGGGGCGGCACCCTCGCGGTGGCCGGGATTCATCTGTCCGACGTTCCCGTCCTCAACTACCAGCGGCACCTGTTCCAGGAGCGCACCCTGCGCAGCGTCACCGCCAACACCCGGGCGGACGCCCGGGAGCTGCTGGCCCTCGCGGGGCGGCACCGGCTGCGCGTCAGCACCACGCCGTACCCGCTGGACGCCGCCGCGGACGCGCTGGCCGACCTGGCGGCCGACCGGGTCAACGGCGCCGCCGTGCTGGTCCGCTGA